In a single window of the Trichoderma breve strain T069 chromosome 6, whole genome shotgun sequence genome:
- a CDS encoding fungal specific transcription factor domain-containing protein, which yields MVGVPGRSKGCVTCRRRKKGCDKNVPSCHQCIRSGLTCEGYGRDLVWVNTTPDGDDGKVKPHPPQGKAAAGQQRPWSVIYTTKTNKSNSNSTAVALHDSLARSARENLFFGMLISMSLPYGHLLSPKASAISTNGWVAAVDEYYNREPAIRYAALAMSAGFMGVQDRNNKVAQYSQLTLQGLEAYNRAIHEMVKGLKDARRSKNDGVLVAARILQSYELFFGSAPDWRAHIEGQLSLFLARGPESFTTGQAHQLYVDGRVLVVMLCIGRRTQSPLHSPEWRTVPWRTIPKSVKDKLMDIMEDIPFMLVSYDNLRACQDPDRADELRQIAMLNCEHISNSLDIWEQEMGADLHQFDYNVVGSPLPEPKDDTEFSLVYLSSVYWGARLILYSTLGMMNMAYAAASASPGTDSVPSLSASPASSAPVSTPTTSPEETSSAPGLCEEVPRVRMLNPGTFARKIAHAVPLLYGPSAGAMQGASGLFPMALALRFFATTEPPGQRSLESQMIYNLYAKPFVGSFVGRFLQDLQGPQLSEKAKRDSEVKAQRNIFWYAVLGSESIVRNEGS from the exons ATGGTGGGAGTCCCTGGCAGATCTAAGGGCTGCGTCACTTGTCGACGGCGAAAGAAGGGT TGCGACAAAAACGTTCCCTCGTGCCACCAATGTATACGGTCTGGCTTGACATGCGAAGGCTATGGGCGGGACCTCGTCTGGGTCAACACCACGCCAGACGGAGATGACGGCAAGGTCAAGCCGCATCCGCCTCAGGGAAAGGCCGCTGCTGGTCAACAGAGGCCATGGAGTGTGATTTATACCACCAAGACCAACAAAAgtaacagcaacagcaccgcCGTTGCACTCCACGACTCGCTCGCTCGATCCGCCAGAGAgaacctcttcttcggcatgCTCATCTCCATGTCCCTTCCTTATGGCCACTTACTATCTCCCAAGGCCTCTGCTATCTCGACCAATGGGTGGGTGGCAGCCGTTGACGAGTATTACAACAGAGAACCCGCTATCCGATATGCGGCTCTGGCGATGAGCGCGGGATTTATGGGTGTTCAGGATCGGAATAACAAGGTTGCCCAGTACAGCCAACTCACTCTCCAGGGTCTCGAAGCTTACAACCGAGCTATCCACGAAATGGTCAAGGGGCTGAAAGATGCGAGGCGATCCAAAAACGATGGCGTCCTTGTGGCTGCGAGGATATTGCAATCATACGAG TTATTTTTCGGAAGCGCACCTGACTGGCGTGCTCATATCGAAGGCCAATTATCTCTCTTCTTAGCTAGAGGACCAGAATCCTTTACTACTGGACAAGCGCACCAGCTCTATGTGGATGGACGAGTTCTCGTG GTCATGTTGTGTATTGGAAGGCGAACCCAATCACCACTCCATTCACCCGAATGGCGCACCGTTCCATGGCGCACCATTCCCAAGTCTGTCAAAGACAAGTTGATGGACATCATGGAGGACATCCCGTTCATGCTGGTCAGCTACGACAACCTCCGCGCCTGCCAAGACCCAGATCGTGCCGACGAGCTCCGTCAGATTGCCATGTTGAACTGCGAACACATTTCAAACAGCCTGGATATTTGGGAACAGGAAATGGGGGCCGATCTTCACCAGTTCGATTACAACGTTGTCGGCTCTCCTCTGCCCGAGCCCAAGGACGACACGGAATTCTCGCTCGTTTATCTTTCGAGCGTGTACTGGGGTGCTCGCCTGATACTGTATAGCACCCTTGGGATGATGAACATGGCTTATGCCGCGGCGTCTGCCAGCCCAGGAACCGACTCTGTCCCGTCTCTCAGCGCCTCGCCAGCTTCGTCCGCTCCCGTGTCGACCCCAACCACCTCTCCAGAAGAAACATCCAGTGCGCCGGGACTGTGCGAAGAAGTCCCGCGGGTAAGGATGCTTAACCCAGGAACTTTTGCTCGCAAAATCGCGCACGCGGTTCCCCTTTTGTACGGGCCTTCTGCGGGTGCCATGCAGGGCGCTTCGGGCCTCTTCCCCATGGCCCTTGCGCTGCGTTTCTTTGCGACGACTGAGCCGCCTGGGCAGAGGAGTCTAGAGTCCCAGATGATTTACAATCTGTACGCCAAGCCGTTCGTCGGTAGCTTTGTTGGACGCTTCCTCCAAGATCTTCAGGGACCCCAGCTTTCCGAGAAAGCGAAACGCGATAGTGAGGTCAAGGCACAACGAAATATCTTTTGGTATGCGGTTTTGGGTAGTGAGAGTATTGTGCGAAATGAAGGTTCATGA
- a CDS encoding cellulase (glycosyl hydrolase family 5) domain-containing protein: protein MLSAIAFSMLLASANAWTPQSNAKVFSRDTKNVMRWLPGSDKIRGVNLGSQFIIEPWMASDEFSSMGCGGLNDEWSCVQKLGQDAADAAFQKHWDTWITQDDISQIKSLGLNTVRIPVGFWIREDLVQEGEFFPRGGIQYLDRLVGWCNDAGIYVIMDLHGGPGAQFPNQQYTGHGVSQPGFYTQDNYGRAADFLEWMTERIHTNATYASVGMLEVINEPVHSGDYPSQAADMVNTYYPLAWNRIRDTESRLGVSDDKRLHIQFMDASWGSGDPTSALPSTDFAAFDDHRYLKWDTSVTATKDGYINAACSDQRQADAIIGEWSISVADSVQDNSELGIRDRTDQAGWYQQFWAAQVQAFEKSAGWVFWTWKCNWIAGYDDWRWCYQSAVAAGAIPKDAGSAASLSPC from the exons ATGCTGTCCGCAATTGCTTTCTCGATGCTTTTGGCTTCTGCCAATGCTTGGACTCCCCAGTCCAATGCAAAGG TCTTCAGCCGAGACACGAAAAACGTTATGAGATGGCTTCCCGGCAGCGACAAGATTCGCGGTGTCAACCTCGGTTCTCAGTTCATCATTGAACCATGGATGGCCTCTGATGAGTTCTCCAGCATGGGCTGCGGTGGTCTCAACGATGAGTGGTCTTGTGTCCAAAAGCTTGGCCAAGACGCCGCCGATGCCGCGTTCCAGAAACACTGGGACACTTGGATCACGCAGGATGACATTAGCCAGATCAAGAGTCTGGGTCTCAACACGGTCCGCATCCCCGTTGGCTTCTGGATCCGTGAAGATCTTGTCCAAGAAGGAGAGTTCTTTCCGCGTGGAGGCATCCAATACCTCGACCGTCTGGTTGGTTGGTGCAACGATGCCGGCATCTATGTCATTATGGATCTTCACGGAGGTCCAGGAGCGCAGTTTCCGAACCAGCAATATACCGGCCAT GGAGTCTCTCAGCCAGGGTTCTACACCCAAGACAACTACGGACGAGCAGCCGACTTCCTGGAGTGGATGACCGAGCGTATCCATACCAACGCAACCTATGCTTCCGTCGGTATGCTTGAAGTCATCAACGAACCTGTTCACTCTGGCGACTACCCCAGCCAGGCGGCCGACATGGTTAATACCTACTATCCTCTTGCCTGGAACCGAATCCGTGACACTGAGAGCCGCCTGGGTGTTTCTGATGACAAGCGTCTCCACATCCAATTCATG GACGCCTCCTGGGGCTCCGGTGACCCAACCAGTGCCCTCCCCAGCACCGACTTTGCCGCCTTCGACGACCACCGTTACCTCAAATGGGACACCAGCGTCACTGCCACCAAAGACGGCTATATCAATGCCGCCTGCAGTGACCAACGCCAGgctgatgccatcatcggcgaGTGGTCCATCTCCGTTGCCGATTCTGTCCAGGATAACTCCGAGCTCGGTATTCGTGACCGCACCGACCAGGCTGGCTGGTACCAGCAATTCTGGGCCGCCCAGGTACAGGCCTTTGAGAAATCTGCCGGCTGGGTCTTTTGGACATGGAAATGTAACTGGATAGCAGGTTATGATGACTGGAGGTGGTGTTATCAAAGCgcggttgctgctggagctaTTCCAAAGGATGCTGGCAGTGCGGCGAGTCTCAGCCCTTGCTAA
- a CDS encoding glycosyl hydrolase catalytic core domain-containing protein, whose product MSLKSYVLWLGASAAVMAQHPLTPNGRKAGSAGDTALAFWKDHLSWWHDWTPAPSSPKGAGLVPVSMLWGGGNNGPHDAQRLQQFQQLTTTPAYVMGFNEPDCSGADISADIDVNRGVSLWNSLIAPMGQKGALLGSPAMCRQKDESWLKQFNQQSLARSWDFTSIHIFKPDMAGVQADIDYYWNTYQKPIWVTEFACVFDQNNFTPCTDQNQINQWISDIVDLFEANPHILAYAYTDGLGLGTAWPPVKSDGSLSQSGQAYLNAISRYH is encoded by the coding sequence ATGTCTCTGAAGAGTTACGTTCTCTGGCTGGGGGCCTCCGCTGCCGTCATGGCCCAGCATCCCTTGACTCCCAACGGTCGAAAGGCTGGATCTGCGGGTGACACTGCTCTGGCTTTCTGGAAAGATCACTTAAGTTGGTGGCACGACTGGACACCAGCTCCCTCAAGCCCCAAAGGCGCGGGCCTTGTTCCCGTCTCTATGCTTTGGGGTGGTGGCAACAACGGGCCGCACGACGCCCAGAGACTGCAGCAGTTTCAACAGCTCACTACCACGCCAGCCTACGTTATGGGATTCAATGAGCCGGACTGCTCTGGAGCCGACATCTCCGCAGACATCGACGTTAACAGAGGAGTCAGCCTGTGGAATAGCTTGATTGCTCCTATGGGCCAGAAGGGAGCTCTGCTCGGCAGCCCAGCCATGTGTCGCCAGAAAGACGAGTCGTGGCTCAAGCAGTTCAACCAGCAGTCGCTCGCCAGAAGCTGGGACTTTACCTCTATtcacatcttcaagccaGACATGGCGGGCGTGCAAGCCGACATTGACTACTACTGGAACACATATCAGAAGCCGATCTGGGTGACGGAGTTTGCCTGCGTCTTTGACCAAAACAACTTTACGCCTTGCACGGATCAGAACCAGATCAACCAGTGGATCAGCGATATTGTAGATTTGTTTGAGGCCAACCCGCATATTCTTGCGTACGCATACACTGATGGTCTCGGCTTGGGAACTGCTTGGCCTCCCGTGAAGAGTGATGGATCTCTGTCCCAGTCGGGCCAGGCGTATCTGAATGCTATCAGCAGATACCACTAA
- a CDS encoding adenosine/AMP deaminase domain-containing protein, giving the protein MNGLAISPFIASLPKVELHIHIEGTLQPALRWKLAQRNNIPLRFKSQEYHTYEELLESYNVTYNHRPELGGRKDVPTFLEAYFAGCEVLLTEDDFYDLAMDYLARCREMNVRYVEPFFDIQAHTRRGVPAEHVLNGYLRAQRDGASRYGVRSNWIFCFLRDEPVEDGEAAYQTALPWAKSGHGLFHAVGLASNAYERPPILFKKAFERAQADGLHITTHCDFGQKDTHEHIRQAIFDVQIERIDHGLDVLDRDELIAGLVDRNVGLTLCPHAYHRRTATEVLFPKLRELLDRGVKFCINSDDPVYMHDVWIDGNMEKAYHYGGLTKQEMVQLARNAVDMCWADEAVKKDIYDELDQVDVR; this is encoded by the coding sequence ATGAACGGGCTTGCAATCTCTCCGTTCATTGCCTCTCTTCCCAAGGTTGAGCTTCACATCCACATCGAAGGCACACTTCAGCCAGCCCTGCGATGGAAACTGGCTCAGCGCAACAACATTCCGCTGCGCTTCAAATCCCAGGAATACCACACCTATGAAGAGCTCCTGGAGTCGTACAACGTCACCTATAACCATCGCCCGGAACTCGGTGGCCGCAAGGATGTACCAACATTTCTAGAGGCATATTTTGCAGGCTGTGAGGTTCTGCTCACAGAAGATGACTTTTATGATCTCGCCATGGATTATCTGGCGCGATGTCGCGAGATGAATGTTCGCTATGTCGAACCGTTTTTCGACATCCAAGCACATACACGCCGTGGCGTCCCTGCAGAACATGTGTTGAACGGCTATTTACGAGCACAACGCGACGGCGCATCTAGATACGGAGTGCGATCCAATTGgattttctgcttcttgcggGATGAGCCTGTCGAAGACGGTGAAGCCGCATATCAAACAGCCCTGCCGTGGGCCAAGTCTGGACACGGTCTATTCCATGCAGTTGGCCTTGCCAGCAACGCCTATGAACGGCCTCCGATACTGTTCAAGAAGGCATTTGAGCGAGCTCAAGCGGATGGCCTTCACATCACGACGCATTGCGACTTTGGACAAAAGGACACGCACGAACATATTCGCCAGGCCATTTTTGACGTGCAAATAGAGAGGATTGACCACGGCCTTGATGTGCTCGACCGAGATGAGCTGATCGCCGGTCTTGTCGACCGAAATGTCGGCTTGACTCTCTGTCCACACGCCTACCACCGACGCACCGCAACGGAGGTTCTCTTTCCAAAGCTACGAGAGCTGCTTGACAGAGGGGTCAAGTTCTGCATTAACAGTGACGATCCCGTGTACATGCACGATGTCTGGATCGACGGCAACATGGAAAAGGCGTATCACTATGGAGGGTTGACGAAGCAAGAGATGGTGCAGCTGGCGAGGAATGCGGTCGACATGTGCTGGGCGGATGAGGCTGTGAAAAAGGACATATATGATGAGTTGGATCAAGTAGatgtgagatga
- a CDS encoding major facilitator superfamily domain-containing protein — MSRQYDCASRETEPLLGSPIDVDAEMTSSAQEASRMETGADAAIARRVVKKIDRVIIPLLFVTYMLNFMDKVILSSAAVFGLRDDTHLVGQQYSWVSSIFYFGYLIWEYPTTLLIARLPTAKYLTFNTLVWGAVVGLTAACTNFGGLMAVRFLLGMAEATITPAFMFLTSTWYTRDEMPTRVGIWFAGNSIGGIVSSLIAFGLGHVKDNVHPWRWMYITLGVATFLWAIPMFFFLPDSISKAKFLTPEERQIAADRTVIAGTGATENSRWRWDQFIECLIDPKTWLIFLITIVGQMPNSGTQSFSNIIIGSFNFTSLQSTLINIPYSVLTAGIIAGSGWLAGRYRTLNCLLIVIILIPCVVGAAVIYRRDSVPHGVQLFAYFLLSPGPAAMPLTMALVQSNYRGVTKKMTVTAMLFLAYCAGNISGPQFFRASEAPTYKTAFKTIMICYCIVITLAITLRFYLQWVNAKRTREEGFVGNAGSAGAVADGKVSDVLDGKDVAEAVTEIQLRPEDYEDVTDWKTVGFRYRL, encoded by the exons ATGAGCCGCCAATATGATTGCGCATCTCGTGAAACTGAGCCGTTACTGGGCAGCCCCATTGACGTTGATGCCGAGATGACTTCTTCAGCTCAGGAAGCGTCTCGCATGGAGACGGGCGCGGATGCCGCCATTGCGCGTCGcgtggtgaagaagattgaccGAGTCATTATTCCTCTGCTGTTTGTTACTTATATGCTCAACTTTATGGACAAGGTCATCTTGTCGAGCGCCGCTGTGTTTGGCTTGCGCGATGATACG CATCTTGTAGGACAGCAGTACAGCTGGgtcagcagcatcttctaCTTTGGCTATCTCATCTGGGAGTATCCCACCACTCTCCTCATCGCCCGTCTCCCTACCGCCAAGTATCTCACCTTCAACACCCTCGTCTGGGGCGCCGTTGTTGGTCTGACAGCAGCATGCACCAACTTTGGTGGTCTCATGGCCGTGCGATTCCTGCTGGGAATGGCAGAGGCCACCATCACGCCGGCATTCATGTTTCTGACGTCGACTTGGTATACCCGAGATGAGATGCCGACGCGCGTGGGCATTTGGTTTGCCGGCAACTCCATCGGTGGCATCGTGTCCAGCTTGATCGCCTTTGGCCTGGGACATGTCAAGGATAATGTGCATCCGTGGCGGTGGATGTACATCACCCTCGGCGTTGCGACATTCCTCTGGGCCATCCCcatgttcttctttctcccggacagcatctccaaggccaaaTTCCTGACGCCTGAGGAGCGCCAGATTGCAGCTGATCGCACAGTCATTGCCGGCACGGGGGCTACAGAGAATTCACGGTGGAGATGGGATCAGTTTATCGAATGTCTCATCGACCCTAAGACGTGGCTAATTTTTCTCATTACAATCGTCGGCCAGATGCCCAATAGCGGCACTCAAAGCTtctccaacatcatcatcggttCCTTCAACTTCACCTCACTGCAGTCCactctcatcaacatccctTACTCTGTGCTTACAGCAGGCATCATTGCGGGCTCCGGATGGCTTGCAGGCCGTTATCGAACCCTAAACTGTTTACTCATTGTCATTATCCTCATTCCATGTGTTGTCGGTGCGGCTGTCATCTACCGCCGTGATAGCGTGCCTCATGGTGTTCAGCTGTTTGCCTACTTTCTTCTGTCTCCCGGGCCCGCGGCTATGCCTCTCACAATGGCCCTTGTCCAGTCCAACTACCGCGGTGTCACCAAGAAGATGACCGTTACGGCTATGCTCTTCCTAGCGTACTGTGCCGGCAACATCTCTGGCCCTCAATTCTTTCGCGCGTCGGAAGCTCCGACATATAAGACTGCTTTCAAGACAATCATGATCTGCTATTGCATCGTTATTACCTTGGCTATTACTTTGAGGTTCTATTTGCAGTGGGTGAATGCGAAGCGTACGAGGGAAGAAGGCTTTGTTGGAAACGCCGGCTCGGCTGGCGCAGTGGCTGATGGTAAAGTGTCTGATGTATTGGACGGCAAAGATGTTGCTGAGGCAGTGACGGAGATCCAATTGAGGCCGGAAGATTACGAGGATGTGACGGACTGGAAGACGGTTGGTTTCAGGTATCGACTGTAG
- a CDS encoding ethD domain-containing protein yields MSSTLYMIAFIKRRPDLTEEQFYNHWRNIHAPKIAYWAKRNGIIGYTQIHTPSSLRQPLKEMPLPLTIMEHDGAVIWEIPSLEHYINAFKDPYYASDIAPDEDNFLDKSKEVATITLGNFHNIVAGAEPLIDYSESERSKTE; encoded by the exons ATGAGTTCTACACTATATATGATTGCCTTCATTAAGCGTAGGCCTGATCTTACAGAAGAACAGTTCTACAATCATTGGCGGAATATCCATGCGCCCAAAATCGCGTACTGGGCCAAGAGgaatggcatcattggcTACACGCAG ATTCACACCCCTAGTTCTCTGCGCCAGCCTTTGAAGGAGATGCCACTCCCCCTCACCATCATGGAACATGACGGTGCCGTGATCTGGGAGATCCCGAGCTTGGAACACTATATAAATGCTTTTAAAGATCCTTACTATGCTAGCGATATTGCGCCGGATGAGGATAACTTTCTTGATAAGAGCAAAGAAGTGGCAACGATAACATTGGGCAATTTTCACAACATTGTCGCAGGGGCTGAACCTCTTATCGATTACTCGGAGTCTGAACGATCGAAAACAGAGTAG